One Euphorbia lathyris chromosome 1, ddEupLath1.1, whole genome shotgun sequence DNA segment encodes these proteins:
- the LOC136208476 gene encoding UDP-glycosyltransferase 83A1-like: MGRTHVLAVPYPLQGHVIPLIELSKCLVQQGFRVTFVNTDHNHKRVLNALTQKDDLGEISLVSIPDGLQSSDDRNDLAKLAKAIFQVMPGELEELINRINANSSEDEKIKCLIADWGMGWVFEVSEKMKIRRAAFWTPPAAILTPIISIQKLIDDQVIDNDGTPLKNEMIQLAPGLPTMNTTNFLWCCLHDLNIQKFMFNRMIKTNKALKETDFILCNSAYDLEPGAFSFDPRMVPIGPLLASNRLGESGGCFWEEDSTCLKWLDQQPPKSVIYVAFGSLTVFDRVQFQELALGLELSCRPFLWVVRPDITKEENAFPEGFQERVAERGCMVDWTPQQKVLAHPSIACFLTHCGWNSTMEGVGNGVPLLCWPYFADQFVNETYICDVWKVGLKFDKDKQGIITRDEIRNKVEEVFADEKLKERASEIKETALGSVGEGGSSYKSLRNFIEWVKG; this comes from the exons ATGGGGAGAACGCATGTTTTAGCCGTTCCTTATCCATTACAAGGTCATGTGATTCCTCTAATTGAGCTCTCAAAATGCTTGGTACAACAAGGCTTCAGAGTTACATTTGTCAACACAGATCATAACCACAAAAGGGTGTTGAATGCATTGACACAAAAGGATGATCTTGGAGAAATAAGTCTAGTTTCAATCCCAGATGGGTTGCAATCCTCGGATGATAGGAACGATTTAGCCAAGTTAGCAAAAGCAATTTTCCAGGTTATGCCTGGCGAACTGGAGGAGCTCATAAACAGGATCAATGCTAATTCATCAGAAGATGAAAAAATCAAATGTTTGATAGCTGATTGGGGAATGGGGTGGGTTTTTGAAGTGTCGGAGAAGATGAAAATCCGCAGGGCTGCCTTCTGGACTCCTCCGGCTGCTATACTAACCCCAATAATTAGCATCCAGAAACTCATTGATGATCAAGTCATTGACAATGATG GAACTCCATTGAAGAATGAGATGATTCAGCTGGCTCCTGGTTTGCCTACCATGAATACTACAAATTTCTTATGGTGCTGCCTTCATGATTTGAACATACAGAAATTCATGTTCAATCGGATGATTAAAACTAACAAGGCACTCAAAGAGACAGACTTTATACTCTGCAACTCAGCATACGACCTTGAGCCAGGAGCATTCAGCTTTGATCCAAGAATGGTTCCAATAGGGCCACTGCTGGCAAGTAACCGCTTAGGAGAATCAGGAGGATGCTTTTGGGAAGAAGATTCAACTTGTTTGAAATGGTTAGACCAACAACCACCAAAATCAGTAATTTATGTTGCATTTGGTAGCCTCACAGTTTTTGACAGAGTTCAATTCCAAGAATTAGCACTGGGACTTGAACTCAGTTGCAGACCATTTTTATGGGTTGTGAGGCCTGATATTACAAAAGAGGAAAATGCATTTCCTGAAGGATTTCAAGAGAGAGTAGCAGAACGAGGGTGTATGGTTGATTGGACACCTCAACAAAAGGTTCTGGCACACCCTTCAATTGCTTGCTTCCTGACTCATTGCGGTTGGAATTCGACTATGGAAGGTGTAGGAAATGGGGTTCCTTTATTGTGCTGGCCATACTTTGCTGACCAATTTGTGAATGAGACATACATTTGTGATGTTTGGAAAGTGGGATTGAAGTTTGATAAGGACAAACAAGGTATAATCACCCGAGATGAGATTAGGAATAAGGTGGAGGAAGTTTTTGCTGATGAAAAATTAAAGGAAAGGGCATCAGAAATCAAGGAGACAGCTCTGGGAAGTGTTGGAGAAGGGGGTTCTTCTTATAAGTCTTTGAGGAATTTCATCGAATGGGTTAAGGGTTAG